From Bifidobacterium longum subsp. longum JCM 1217, one genomic window encodes:
- a CDS encoding MFS transporter translates to MSATAPNYNHTVTACFVGYITQAVINNFMPLLFVTFAATLGIDMARLSALITVNFVTQLVVDVLAGKFVDRIGYKPCIIAAHLAALAGLLALGLLPTRVPDPYLAILAAIFLYALGGGLIEVMVSPIVEACPSEHKAKAMSLLHSFYCWGQLGTVAISTLFLFAFGTGSWPVLACLWAIVPAIGIAMFAGAPMPRIVPEGTATMRFADLSKKPVFYLMFLMMLCAGAAEQGMSQWASAFAESGLGVTKVIGDLAGPAAFALMMGLSRTIYGVLGHRLDLTAFIASSSVLCVAMYLTAALTTAPVLGLLACALTGFSVGIMWPGTFSMAADAMPGGGTLMFALLAVAGDLGCAGGPAVVGLVASANGDSLKTGLLFGSMFALVLLACVVAARKTVVGEREPLH, encoded by the coding sequence ATGAGCGCCACAGCCCCGAACTACAACCACACTGTCACCGCCTGCTTCGTGGGATACATCACTCAGGCGGTAATCAATAACTTCATGCCGTTGCTGTTCGTCACGTTCGCGGCGACACTCGGCATCGACATGGCGCGGCTTTCCGCCCTCATCACCGTCAACTTCGTCACCCAACTGGTCGTGGACGTGCTGGCCGGCAAGTTCGTGGACCGCATCGGATACAAGCCGTGCATTATCGCCGCCCACCTGGCCGCCCTTGCCGGACTGCTGGCGTTGGGCTTGCTCCCCACCCGCGTGCCGGACCCGTATCTCGCGATTCTGGCGGCGATTTTCCTCTACGCGCTCGGCGGCGGACTCATCGAGGTCATGGTCTCCCCCATCGTCGAGGCCTGCCCGAGCGAACACAAGGCCAAGGCGATGAGCCTGCTGCACTCCTTCTACTGCTGGGGCCAGCTCGGCACCGTGGCCATCTCCACGCTGTTTCTGTTTGCGTTCGGCACCGGCTCATGGCCGGTTCTCGCTTGCTTGTGGGCGATTGTGCCTGCCATCGGCATCGCGATGTTCGCTGGCGCTCCCATGCCGCGCATTGTGCCGGAAGGCACGGCGACCATGCGGTTCGCCGACTTGTCGAAGAAGCCGGTGTTCTACCTGATGTTCCTTATGATGCTGTGCGCGGGCGCGGCCGAACAGGGCATGAGCCAGTGGGCCAGCGCGTTCGCCGAGTCCGGTCTGGGCGTGACCAAGGTGATTGGCGACTTGGCGGGACCTGCCGCATTCGCCCTGATGATGGGCCTGTCCCGCACGATTTACGGAGTGCTGGGGCATCGACTGGATCTCACGGCATTCATTGCCAGCAGTTCCGTACTGTGCGTGGCCATGTATCTGACCGCAGCCCTAACCACGGCACCGGTACTGGGTCTGCTTGCCTGTGCGCTCACCGGTTTTTCAGTGGGTATTATGTGGCCCGGAACGTTCTCGATGGCTGCAGACGCCATGCCCGGTGGCGGTACGCTGATGTTCGCGCTACTAGCCGTGGCCGGCGACCTCGGATGCGCCGGCGGCCCTGCCGTAGTGGGACTGGTGGCCTCTGCCAATGGCGACAGTCTTAAGACCGGGTTGCTGTTCGGATCGATGTTCGCATTGGTGCTGTTGGCGTGCGTAGTTGCGGCGAGGAAGACAGTTGTTGGCGAACGCGAGCCTTTGCATTGA